One Cryptosporangium aurantiacum DNA window includes the following coding sequences:
- a CDS encoding CAP domain-containing protein, whose translation MRTTVRTKIGFGIVAAAVLTTMAVGAGSAASAAERPTGGYDRYATQYQYGYDSYYYGSPRYAPRYTTQPTRPVATRPATTQPTTPTTTRPTTTAPTTTAPATTTPVGSTASSAYSAPQLAVLAQINKVRAANGAKALTMNSQLVAAARQHNLVMAGGCGLSHQCAGEGNAGARISAQGLKWSAYAENIGYGSTSAATDAAHTATATRITQSMIDEVAPNDGHRRNILNPSLGQIGIDLYRDAKGTLWMTQDFSN comes from the coding sequence GTGCGAACCACCGTGCGTACGAAGATCGGTTTCGGCATCGTCGCTGCGGCCGTCTTGACCACGATGGCTGTCGGTGCGGGCTCCGCGGCTTCCGCCGCCGAGCGCCCGACTGGGGGTTACGACCGCTACGCCACGCAGTACCAGTACGGCTACGACTCGTACTACTACGGCTCGCCGCGCTACGCGCCGCGTTACACGACGCAGCCGACCCGCCCGGTCGCGACGCGTCCGGCCACCACGCAGCCGACGACGCCGACCACGACCCGGCCCACGACGACGGCGCCCACCACAACGGCGCCCGCGACGACGACGCCGGTCGGCAGCACCGCGTCTTCCGCGTACTCCGCTCCGCAGCTCGCGGTGCTCGCCCAGATCAACAAGGTCCGGGCCGCCAACGGCGCGAAGGCGCTGACGATGAACAGCCAGCTCGTCGCGGCTGCCCGTCAGCACAACCTGGTCATGGCCGGCGGCTGCGGGCTCTCGCACCAGTGCGCCGGTGAGGGCAACGCCGGAGCGCGGATCAGCGCGCAGGGCCTGAAGTGGAGCGCGTACGCCGAGAACATCGGGTACGGCAGCACCAGCGCCGCGACCGACGCCGCGCACACCGCGACCGCGACCCGCATCACCCAGAGCATGATCGACGAGGTGGCCCCGAACGACGGCCACCGCCGGAACATCCTCAACCCGTCGCTCGGCCAGATCGGCATCGACCTGTACCGGG